Part of the Xiphophorus couchianus chromosome 2, X_couchianus-1.0, whole genome shotgun sequence genome, gaaaaacatctgaaattttGATCTTAATTccagaaattttccagaaaagaattgagtttgaaaagttgaaaatttgacaGAGATATTAAAAATCTTCTAGAAATaaattggaaatttctgagtttgaaaagttgccAGATTTGACTTTTGAGacttttcaaaagtaaaacatttgtgaCTTTCAGAACTCAgacatttccaagttttttctagaagatttctgaaatttatattaaaacttctgattattttctagccaattttaaagttttttggcaAAAGTTTACTCCTCTATCTACAGTGGCCCTGATACACCGTCATACAAACCTCCACCACAATGTTCCTCTCAggattttaagacttttatttctttttttgtcttgttatgTTTAAGTTTAATATTCGGACTCTGCCCAGGTTCTCAGGTGTTCTGTGTTGCAGGTGGGAAGACGATCCGGCAGTGTATCCGGTACACAGACTGTGATGTGTCCCGCCTCACCCAGATGTTCCCGTCCATCTCCAGATTCACATACAGGTGCTGCAACAGTAACCTGTGTAACTCGGGCTCCACGGCCCCCGCAGCCGGCCTGGTCTTGGTTCTGCTGTGGTCCCTGTTGAGCCTttggtggttctggttctgaatcGCTGCAGCTGTTCTGGATATAAACGTTAACTTTATATCGCTGGTTGTTTTCAGGCTCCTGCGGCTCCTCAGGTCTCTTCTGTAAATCTGATTTTACTAAtttgaaatgtgattttctgttggtttagcaggaaataaaatgttctggcTTTTAAATTCtggtcctgttttttttttgtttggttctcGGGAACAAGATGTTGTTGCATCCTTGAATCTGGTTCAGGTCAAATTGGGTCAATCAGGGGTTTTTCTGTGGTGCTGAATTGAGGCCATAAAGTTTATtcccaaatattttattttaaactgaaaaaaagaagaaaagaagaaaaaaaagaaatgcaaaacaaaatttcctctgaaaataaaaagatctgaaacagaggaaaaaataaataagaacagtagttttgaaattttttagtttaaaatcttttcaggattgaaatagtttttatgcttcaaaaaaaacaaaacaattttcacataaaaaaaaaaaaacaaacaacaaacatctgagCAAATTtttggccccaatttagctccatagaTCTCCTGATCAAAACCTTAATTTGACCTAGTTATAAAAGCAGGCTACTGAGTTACCTTTAAAGGACTATTAATTCTGgtaataaataaacactttaacACCAACAAATGTTATATATACATTGATGATATTATAGTGATTATGGTTCTTCCATACAGTCGAAATCTGCGTTGACCTTTGCTTCACTCTGACCAGTCATTACCTTCAACTACTGAAGTCTAGACTGGattcaaactaataaaaatacaaatagacATCTAGTATAACTATGACATTTACTGCTTATAATCTTTCAACAGAACTTTTGTTCAAAAATCCTGAACTACAAGAAGAGgcagcagcgccccctgctggacgaACATCTGATCTGTGGACCGAGTTTGCAGTTTGGTCCTTTGGTTTCATTATTTTCACTATCAAAATGTTGCACTGCTCTCACTCAAAGAAAGCCTGCTTGCTTACAAATATCCTCTAATCTCCCTTAAAACTGAATTTGTGTATAGAAGTCCATTcctgccaagaaaaaaaaaaacccaacagaaagCCATAATTTGAactttcaaaatcaaaattatgAGATATAAAGCCATAACTTCAACTGGATTGATCTCAAGACGACAGCTATTTTAAAGTAGATAAATGATACAAAGAAGTTGcagacaaaaaatacaaaactaatttatttaaacattataaataacaagaacaataaagattatttttcatcTACTGAGAGGTAAAATATCCAGAGCAGTCCTCTGAATATCCTTTATGTATTCAGTAAATAATCTGGATATGTGAAAATCATCAATAATttacagaaacaagaaaaaagcaccacaaaaacatgacaaatcaacaataaaacaggTGACcttttatgcttccttgaacaggttggGATAAGTTTATGGGCTATACAAAACACgttaatttaattgtttgaacaaaatgattcttaattagattttagtctggtcagttctgcctattttgaacTGTTTGGCCTCCTGTTACTTAAAATCCAAATaggctgctgctggccacaccccctaactcaatgtttacacatgcacatgaaaatggctgcaaacagatgtgcattTATACAACCTGGGTGTTctgctttgaaaagcagaagtggagcctcctgtacaaccaacaagaatggtgcaagtggtttctgaatggtaagtcaagAAACAaatacttgtcttttccagcagccattgtacaacgcATACAGAGGTAAAGTTATCTGACCAAATGGACTgcttaggttgctaggtaacaggtggcactgggttgctaggtaacccaCAGTGCCCGTGGAATGTGACTTAATctaaggtttttgaaatggctcattttccaagCAAAATGCCCACTAACTttgcttgaaaatgtttgtttttttaaaacatccatttggatgggtttaaaaaaaaaccccaaaacccAGTTGGGCTGTTTCTAGAAGCAGGAGAAACccaaattgaaaaataaaaatgtggattttgtaTAATAGGCCCCCTTTAAAGAGAGAAATCAGAAGCAGGGTAGAGTCTGTCCTGACTACCAGTGAAGATTCACAGATGAAGTCTGGTTTCATCTCTTTGGACCTTCTCAGTACCTGGCGCTctctgtcttatttttttatgtctctttgGTCCTTGTGGGTCTCAGAGGATGTTTGAACTTTGAACAGCTGGAATGAATCTAAATTTAAAGACACATTTGAGTACGAACACACTGAATCAGGAATAAGTTCTGGTCGTTCAGTCGCTCAGGTCTCCGGGTCCCTCCTCCTCAACCTGCCGTCCAATCACCTCCAGCtgcactttcttcttctgcccCTTCTGCTCCGTGTCTTTCTCCTGCTTCTCTGATTGGGCGTACCACGGCTCGGGGGCGGAGCCGTCGCAGGCGCGCCCTCCTCTGCGGAAACCCCCCCTGCCGGCTCTGACCAGCCCCCAGCCCTGCAGGTGAGTCTCGGACGTCCCCTCATGGACGCCCCGGGTCTGGTCCAGCTCCTTGGCGCTGAGCGACGACATCCGGACCGGCACCGTGTTTCCAAACTTGGAGTAGTCCACGCAGTAGCGGCCGTCTTCCTCGGTGATGATGGAGACGAACCGCCGCCCCCACAGGATCTCCTCGGGGGTGTAGGAGGTGCGAGCCTGCATGGTGATGCCCGTCGTCTCCACCACACctggaagaacaaaaatatcagaatCGGTTTGTGGAAACAGAACCGATTCTGTTTCCACAAACCGAAACAGAATCGGTTGGTGGGTTCTGATGCAACACCCCCCAATGCTGCATCAGAACCATGTGGGCCAGGAGTCTGCAACCTTTATAATACAAAGATCCAGTTTGCTCTCAGTGGAGCCACAAATATTACAGCAACGGTATACAGGGCCattgaagacataaaaaagtaaggagt contains:
- the cd59b gene encoding CD59 glycoprotein; amino-acid sequence: MKRCLGLVLLLWSGMLHVGSGLRCYRCADYTGRCENVQECTFEDSCISLSDQGGKTIRQCIRYTDCDVSRLTQMFPSISRFTYRCCNSNLCNSGSTAPAAGLVLVLLWSLLSLWWFWF